A DNA window from Hydractinia symbiolongicarpus strain clone_291-10 chromosome 6, HSymV2.1, whole genome shotgun sequence contains the following coding sequences:
- the LOC130647725 gene encoding uncharacterized protein LOC130647725 isoform X1, which translates to MKIKLRIGTYVTVRACDEMIILNYPSVSYYFCVFFFLYFSHVICDNKEICSTLQPQIVKYRSKSTFSQSIRRCLLQQYPSVISLNDQFSIISSLSNHHRWDWPASSSQLKYEQRFSTSMKYYPGSPRNRIIQAWCYRNNPGNIIDACLNNLFGSKCEIPYSKKRSGEPYRKRYPVAVRLKQAATITPAIYANLADDYETNLYKYFCGELFRHNRLYWRLRNENKQVVAMGGYNSYSGDFMVTFSFSQRSN; encoded by the coding sequence atgaaaataaaattgagaATCGGTACGTATGTAACCGTGCGCGCATGCGATGAAATGATTATACTGAATTATCCTTCTGTTTCCTAttatttctgtgtttttttttttttgtattttagtcACGTTATATGCGATAATAAAGAAATTTGTTCAACACTCCAACCTCAAATTGTCAAATATCGTTCCAAGTCAACtttttcacaaagcatacggagaTGTCTCCTTCAGCAATATCCCTCTGTGATTTCTCTGAACGATCAGTTTTCTATTATTTCATCTTTATCAAACCACCATCGGTGGGACTGGCCTGCTAGTTCCTCACAATTGAAGTATGAACAACGGTTTTCCACATCTATGAAGTACTATCCCGGGTCACCAAGAAACCGGATCATACAAGCATGGTGTTACAGAAATAACCCAGGAAATATAATTGACGCGTGCCTGAACAATTTGTTCGGTTCCAAATGCGAAATTCCGTATTCAAAAAAGAGGTCTGGAGAACCTTATCGGAAACGATATCCTGTTGCAGTAAGGTTAAAACAAGCGGCAACTATAACACCAGCCATTTATGCAAACTTGGCAGATGATTACGAAACAAatctttataaatatttctgtGGTGAATTATTCCGTCATAACCGTCTTTACTGGAGATTAAGAAACGAAAATAAACAAGTTGTTGCTATGGGTGGTTACAACAGCTACAGTGGAGACTTTATGGTAACCTTTTCTTTCTCTCAACGTTCAAATTAA